The following are encoded in a window of Panicum virgatum strain AP13 chromosome 5N, P.virgatum_v5, whole genome shotgun sequence genomic DNA:
- the LOC120674026 gene encoding protein NRT1/ PTR FAMILY 5.16-like yields the protein MESGELLRRPGPSPGSNDVRGGWRAASYLVVVAFLERLGFYGVQGNLIMYLTGPLGMPTAPAAAGVNAWAGTVQVLPLVGALAADSRLGRYRAVLAAGVLYLLSLGMLTAASAQQAAQPHPASSPPSTSPAHLTFIYVALYLLALAQGFHRPCAEALGADQFALSDGGDPSSPASRSSYFNWFHFSISWGYATSTTALSYVEDNAGWTAGFGACWAAMVLSLAVFLLGARTYRAEEPVDGSRFVETVRAWATRFFRRKDATSTQRLLDRQPEEDKGKGVVVKLLPIWCGAMVYSAVTSQVYTLFTKQGSTLDRRVGTGLVVPPAALQCLVSFTFIAVLPVYDRAFVPLARRVTGHHAGVTTLQRIGAGMAMSCAAMGVAALVEGRRLRVATAAGLVDRPDVAVPMSLWWVAPQYVLMGLAMALADVGLEEFFYDQVPDAVRSVGLALCLSAMGAGSYASGMLVSAVDWATRGSGESWISDNLNRAHLDYFYWLLAGLAALNVAVFLYFSKRFVYRSKGEL from the exons ATGGAGTCCGGCGAGCTCCTGCGCCGACCCGGGCCGTCCCCCGGCTCCAACGACGTCCGGGGCGGCTGGCGCGCGGCGTCCTACCTCGTCG TGGTCGCATTCTTGGAGCGCCTCGGGTTCTACGGCGTGCAGGGTAACCTGATCATGTACCTGACCGGCCCGCTCGGCATGCCCacggcgcccgcggccgccggcgtgaACGCGTGGGCCGGCACCGTGCAGGTGCTGCCGCTTGtcggcgcgctcgccgccgactcGCGCCTCGGGCGGTACCGCGCGGTACTGGCCGCCGGCGTGCTCTATCTGCTG AGCTTGGGGATGCTGACGGCCGCCTCCGCGCAGCAAGCAGCGCAGCCTCACcccgcgagctcgccgccgtcgacgtctcCTGCGCACCTCACCTTCATCTACGTCGCGCTCTACCTTCTGGCGCTGGCGCAGGGCTTCCACAGGCCGTGCGCGGAAGCCCTCGGCGCGGACCAGTTCGCGctgagcgacggcggcgacccCAGCTCGCCCGCGTCGCGGAGCTCCTACTTCAACTGGTTCCACTTCTCCATCTCGTGGGGCTACGCCACGTCCACGACGGCGCTGAGCTACGTGGAGGACAACGCCGGCTGGACCGCCGGGTTCGGCGCGTGCTGGGCCGCGATGGTGCTCAGCCTAGCCGTCTTCTTGCTCGGCGCACGGACGTATCGTGCTGAGGAACCCGTCGACGGCAGCCGATTCGTCGAGACCGTGCGCGCATGGGCCACGAGGTTCTTCCGTCGTAAGGATGCCACTAGCACCCAACG ACTTCTAGATCGACAACCCGAGGAGGATAAAGGAAAAGGAGTCGTCGTGAAGCTGCTCCCAATATGGTGCGGTGCCATGGTCTACTCGGCCGTCACTTCGCAGGTCTACACTCTGTTCACCAAGCAGGGCAGCACGCTGGACCGGCGCGTCGGCACGGGGCTTGTCGTGCCACCCGCGGCGCTCCAGTGCCTGGTCAGCTTCACCTTCATCGCCGTGCTCCCGGTGTACGACCGGGCCTTCGTGCCCCTGGCGAGGCGCGTCACCGGGCACCACGCCGGCGTCACCACGCTCCAGCGGATCGGCGCTGGCATGGCCATGTCCTGCGCCGCGATGGGCGTCGCGGCGCTCGTCGAAGGCAGGCGGCTCCGCGTGGCCACGGCCGCGGGCCTGGTGGATAGGCCGGACGTGGCCGTGCCGATGAGCCTGTGGTGGGTGGCGCCGCAGTACGTTCTGATGGGCCTGGCGATGGCGCTCGCCGACGTCGGCCTGGAGGAGTTCTTCTACGACCAGGTGCCCGACGCGGTCCGCAGCGTCGGCCTCGCGCTGTGCCTGAGCGCCATGGGGGCAGGGAGCTACGCCAGCGGCATGCTCGTGTCCGCGGTCGACTGGGCGACCAGGGGCAGCGGGGAGAGCTGGATCTCCGATAACCTCAACCGAGCGCACCTCGACTACTTCTACTGGCTCCTGGCGGGGCTCGCCGCTCTAAACGTGGCCGTCTTCTTGTATTTTTCAAAGCGATTTGTGTACAGGAGCAAAGGTGAGCTGTGA